The DNA window CAGCATGGAGGTGACCGTGCTCGTGGTGGAGCTGGAGAACCACTTCCGCGTGCGTCTCGACCCCGCCGATGCCGCCGAGGTCGCGACGCTCGCCGATCTCGCCCGCCTCGTCGCGGCGCGCGCTCGGGAGGCGTCGTGACCGCGGCGGTCCCGGTGGGGATCGGGAGCGCTGCGGCCCTCGCCGCTG is part of the Chondromyces crocatus genome and encodes:
- a CDS encoding acyl carrier protein gives rise to the protein MSELGVDEREIEAIGIIQRVLAGELEREHPVEPAQSLRELALDSMEVTVLVVELENHFRVRLDPADAAEVATLADLARLVAARAREAS